Proteins co-encoded in one Stomoxys calcitrans chromosome 5, idStoCalc2.1, whole genome shotgun sequence genomic window:
- the LOC131997870 gene encoding uncharacterized protein LOC131997870 has protein sequence MLAYDSQTNEIFDPMKEIVAKTFVKNSLVHRKSIGLLLQLYSHYRRMMCAISLKFLIISLLYQEVKLIIQIDRINCSSNNVAFSSFEMCRLRYYKANCQEFSFYIKMLKTVTHCDTRLEAIYLTPKIPVKLLNLSFDACEILQSSKKFSAARRIFDIVAKKTNFNHTCPYAHNVFGSNITLDSNQIPYVQLNGKYSVKATFNINHGANIIVVEGFGKVV, from the exons atgtTGGCCTATGACAGCCAAACCAATGAGATTTTCGATCCAATGAAAGAAATTGTAGCCAAGACATTTGTAAAGAACTCTCTAGTACATCGCAAAAGCATTGGATTGCTGCTTCAG TTATATTCACATTACAGAAGAATGATGTGTGCTATATCGCTAaagtttttaataatttcacTACTTTACCAAGAG GTTAAGTTAATTATTCAAATTGATCGGATTAATTGCTCTTCCAACAATGTGGCGTTTTCGAGCTTCGAAATGTGTCGATTGAGATACTATAAAGCAAATTGTCaggaattttcattttatataaaaatgctAAAGACTGTTACGCATTGTGACACAAGGTTGGAAGCCATCTACCTAACACCCAAAATACCCGTAAAACTGCTCAACCTGTCCTTTGATGCCTGTGAGATATTACAAAGTTCCAAGAAATTTTCGGCGGCCAGGCGAATTTTCGACATAGTTGCCAAGAAAACTAACTTCAATCACACGTGCCCATATGCG CACAATGTTTTTGGAAGCAATATTACACTGGATTCTAACCAAATTCCATATGTACAGTTAAATGGAAAATATTCCGTTAAAGCCACTTTCAATATTAACCACGGTGCAAATATAATCGTAGTCGAAGGATTTGGAAAAGTGGTTTGA